Proteins encoded within one genomic window of Candidatus Bathyarchaeota archaeon:
- a CDS encoding glutamate--tRNA ligase, with the protein MEDSIKPTAWKYALLNAYRHGGKAKPGPVLGKILAERPELKKRVKDVLKLVEEVVEEVNRLTVEEQKKMIEEKFPELLARREREAEAKTLPPLPNVDKYKTVVTRYAPNPDFVLHFGQARAIYLSHDYARMYKGRFILRFEDTDPKNKKPVLEYYDAIREDIRWLGCSWDEEHIQSLRMPIYYEYARKLIELGAGYVCTCEAKTFKQLVLRSEPCPCRGLTVEENLERWDRMLEGLYGEGEAVLRVKTDLNHPNPSVREWVAFRVIDTSRNPHPLVGDKYTVWPTYHFANGLDDHLMGVTHIIRGKEFLSALDRHLYLYKHFGWRYPEAIHYGRWLLPKGGTMSKSKILKAIEAGLFKGVDDPRLPTLAALRRRGIQPEAIHRMIIDVGVKQAEVSLSWENLYAYNRQVVEPRARRLFFIHDPVKLLVHKTPKSYEAKVRFHPSRPDMGYRTIHVKAEDDLSRLLICKDDVKLLESRGMVRLMELFNVRLLKASEDLVEVEFLSEGYGEARRLRLPLIHWLPEDRCLKARVVMPDASEVEGFVEDNVSQVEVGEVIQFERFGFVRLDSVDDEYVFYYAHK; encoded by the coding sequence AGTATGCCTTGTTGAACGCGTATAGGCATGGTGGGAAAGCCAAGCCTGGGCCTGTGCTGGGTAAGATATTAGCCGAGAGACCTGAACTCAAAAAACGCGTTAAAGACGTCTTGAAGCTCGTCGAAGAGGTTGTCGAAGAGGTCAACAGGCTAACGGTCGAGGAGCAGAAGAAGATGATCGAGGAGAAATTTCCAGAGTTGCTTGCGAGAAGGGAGCGGGAGGCCGAGGCCAAGACGTTGCCGCCTCTTCCGAACGTGGATAAGTATAAGACCGTCGTAACGAGGTACGCTCCGAACCCCGATTTCGTCCTACACTTCGGCCAAGCTAGGGCGATATACCTCAGCCACGACTACGCTAGGATGTATAAGGGGCGGTTCATCCTCAGGTTCGAGGACACAGACCCAAAGAATAAGAAGCCCGTCCTCGAGTACTACGACGCCATAAGGGAGGACATCAGGTGGCTGGGCTGTAGCTGGGACGAGGAACATATTCAGAGCCTACGTATGCCTATCTACTATGAGTATGCTAGGAAGCTCATAGAGCTAGGGGCTGGTTATGTGTGTACGTGCGAGGCTAAGACGTTCAAACAACTGGTTCTGAGAAGCGAGCCTTGCCCGTGCAGGGGTTTGACGGTCGAGGAGAACCTTGAGAGATGGGATAGGATGCTCGAAGGCCTATACGGTGAAGGCGAGGCTGTCTTAAGGGTGAAGACCGATTTAAACCATCCAAACCCCTCGGTCAGGGAGTGGGTGGCCTTCCGTGTGATAGATACGTCTAGGAACCCGCATCCCTTGGTGGGGGATAAGTATACGGTTTGGCCTACCTACCACTTCGCGAACGGTCTGGACGACCACTTGATGGGTGTAACCCATATAATCAGGGGTAAGGAGTTTCTCTCAGCGCTAGACCGGCACCTGTATCTGTATAAGCACTTCGGCTGGAGATACCCTGAGGCCATCCACTACGGCAGGTGGCTACTTCCCAAGGGCGGGACCATGTCTAAGTCGAAGATACTCAAGGCCATAGAGGCGGGGTTGTTCAAGGGTGTCGACGACCCTAGGCTACCCACCCTAGCGGCTTTGAGACGTAGAGGGATCCAGCCCGAGGCGATACATAGGATGATCATAGATGTCGGCGTTAAACAGGCTGAGGTCTCTCTGAGCTGGGAGAACCTATACGCTTACAACAGGCAGGTCGTCGAGCCTAGGGCTAGGAGGCTTTTCTTCATACACGACCCCGTCAAGCTTCTCGTCCATAAGACCCCTAAATCCTACGAGGCTAAGGTTAGGTTCCACCCCTCTAGACCCGATATGGGGTACCGTACGATTCATGTGAAGGCCGAGGATGACTTATCGAGGCTGTTGATATGTAAGGACGACGTTAAGCTCCTGGAGAGTAGGGGGATGGTTAGGCTTATGGAGCTGTTCAATGTGAGGCTTCTGAAAGCCTCCGAGGATCTGGTGGAGGTGGAGTTTCTAAGCGAGGGCTACGGGGAGGCTAGGAGGCTTCGGCTTCCGTTGATCCACTGGCTTCCGGAAGACCGGTGTCTCAAGGCTAGGGTCGTCATGCCCGACGCCTCTGAGGTCGAGGGGTTTGTAGAGGATAACGTCTCCCAGGTCGAGGTCGGTGAGGTCATCCAGTTCGAGAGGTTTGGGTTCGTGAGGCTCGACTCTGTAGACGACGAATACGTATTCTACTACGCGCATAAGTAG
- a CDS encoding geranylgeranylglycerol-phosphate geranylgeranyltransferase, protein MRVRPYVRLLRPVNSVMVGLAVLVGAYLAEPNPSLWDIWGTALGFVTGFTLTGFSMVLNDYFDRDIDAVNEPSRPIPGGAVKPSEALTYAALLSAVGLTTSTLTGMECLMLAALSTVLSIGYTSYGKKLGLIGNMMVSGCIAIPFLYGGLLVGNPRLSNLLAASTAFLSNTGREVTKGIVDLEGDRRFGVETVAVRYGCRRAAYVAAALYTSAVLLTPIPFFTGDATLGYLIAVAVTDLGFLYSSIRLLKDPSRSGARSVKNQVIAWMLLGLLAFTLLEF, encoded by the coding sequence ATGCGGGTAAGACCCTACGTGAGGCTTCTGAGACCCGTGAACTCGGTTATGGTCGGCCTAGCCGTCCTAGTCGGAGCCTACCTGGCGGAGCCTAACCCAAGCCTATGGGATATCTGGGGGACGGCTTTAGGGTTCGTAACGGGGTTTACGTTGACAGGGTTCTCGATGGTCCTGAACGACTACTTCGACAGAGACATAGATGCGGTTAACGAGCCTAGTAGACCCATCCCAGGTGGCGCGGTCAAGCCGTCAGAAGCCTTAACCTACGCGGCTCTCCTATCCGCCGTGGGGTTGACGACATCCACGTTGACAGGCATGGAATGCCTTATGTTGGCGGCTCTTTCTACGGTCCTCTCCATAGGCTACACCTCCTACGGTAAGAAGCTCGGGCTGATAGGTAACATGATGGTTAGCGGCTGTATAGCTATACCTTTCCTCTACGGGGGATTGCTCGTCGGAAACCCCCGGCTCTCGAACCTCCTAGCCGCCTCGACCGCCTTTCTATCGAACACGGGTAGGGAGGTCACGAAGGGGATAGTCGACCTCGAAGGCGACCGGAGGTTCGGGGTCGAAACGGTGGCCGTGAGGTATGGATGCCGTCGAGCAGCATACGTAGCCGCCGCGCTGTACACGTCGGCCGTCCTGTTGACGCCTATACCGTTCTTCACGGGAGACGCGACCCTAGGATACCTTATAGCCGTAGCCGTGACGGACTTAGGCTTCCTATACTCCTCCATAAGGCTTCTGAAGGACCCGTCGAGGAGCGGTGCTAGAAGTGTGAAGAACCAGGTCATAGCCTGGATGCTTCTGGGGCTTCTGGCGTTCACGCTTCTAGAATTCTAA